The following are encoded together in the Streptomyces sp. NBC_00358 genome:
- a CDS encoding pyridoxamine 5'-phosphate oxidase family protein: MISLAPTIAETVDAYRTCEFVTLGRDGAPLVWPTAAFRRDDGTLLVTTSLAFARKALNVRRDGRVALLFSDPTASGLDRPEQVFIGGTAVCPEEIVASPAGDEAYWSMLFDRQPDSRRYVDAPARWLMDWYYLRLLITVTPTDVRTRPATAALASLAADSPAEAPAALRATAPLATDPAPVLPGADVLARFPTAVLSARDASGAPLLSRTRTTPTPDGFLVDPAPDCEMVPGPAGLLVHRHDDRLSGLYNALVRGELHTTADGRRLFRPDRVIEPSGSGEPRDMLRTLRTARRDTKAYLDRRGLTRPRVDWPALKSLATASAARDTTAP, from the coding sequence GTGATATCTCTAGCCCCGACGATCGCCGAGACCGTCGACGCCTACCGCACCTGCGAGTTCGTGACGCTGGGCCGCGACGGCGCCCCGCTCGTCTGGCCGACCGCCGCCTTCCGCCGCGACGACGGGACCCTGCTCGTCACCACGTCCCTCGCCTTCGCGCGAAAGGCCCTCAACGTCCGCCGGGACGGCCGCGTCGCACTCCTCTTCTCCGACCCCACGGCCAGCGGCCTCGACCGGCCGGAGCAGGTGTTCATCGGCGGTACGGCCGTCTGCCCCGAGGAGATCGTGGCCTCCCCGGCCGGCGACGAGGCGTACTGGTCGATGCTCTTCGACCGCCAGCCCGACAGCCGTCGCTACGTCGACGCGCCGGCCCGCTGGCTGATGGACTGGTACTACCTGCGCCTGCTGATCACCGTCACCCCGACGGACGTCCGCACCCGCCCGGCCACGGCCGCCCTCGCATCCCTCGCGGCGGACTCCCCCGCAGAGGCACCCGCGGCCCTCCGCGCCACCGCGCCCCTCGCCACGGACCCCGCGCCCGTCCTGCCCGGCGCCGACGTCCTCGCCCGGTTCCCCACGGCCGTACTCAGCGCCCGGGACGCCTCCGGAGCCCCGCTCCTGTCGCGCACCCGGACCACGCCGACCCCGGACGGCTTCCTGGTGGATCCGGCACCCGACTGCGAGATGGTCCCCGGACCGGCGGGGCTGCTCGTCCACCGCCACGACGACCGGCTGTCCGGCCTCTACAACGCCCTCGTACGGGGTGAGCTGCACACCACAGCCGACGGCCGCCGGCTGTTCCGCCCCGACCGCGTGATCGAACCCTCCGGCTCGGGCGAGCCCCGCGACATGCTGCGCACCCTGCGCACCGCCCGCCGGGACACCAAGGCGTACCTGGACAGGCGCGGCCTGACCCGCCCCCGGGTGGACTGGCCCGCCCTGAAGTCCCTCGCCACCGCCTCCGCGGCCCGCGACACCACAGCGCCCTGA
- a CDS encoding ABC transporter ATP-binding protein translates to MATVSFDKATRIYPGSEKPAVDALEIDIEDGEFLVLVGPSGCGKSTSLRMLAGLEDVNGGAIRIGDRDVTHLPPKDRDIAMVFQNYALYPHMTVADNMGFALKIAGVNKAEIRQKVEDAAKILDLTEYLGRKPKALSGGQRQRVAMGRAIVREPQVFLMDEPLSNLDAKLRVSTRTQIASLQRRLGITTVYVTHDQVEAMTMGDRVAVLKDGLLQQVDSPRNMYDRPTNLFVAGFIGSPAMNLIEVPITDGGVKFGNSVVPVNREALKAASDKGDRTVTVGVRPEHFDVVEHNGEAAKSLTKDTEDAPAGLAVSVNVVEELGADGYVYGSAKVGDDLKDLVVRVSGRSVPDKGATLHVVPRPGEIHVFSTSTGERLSD, encoded by the coding sequence ATGGCCACTGTCTCGTTCGACAAGGCGACCCGGATCTACCCGGGTTCCGAGAAGCCCGCCGTCGATGCCCTGGAGATCGACATCGAGGACGGCGAGTTCCTCGTCCTCGTCGGTCCCTCCGGCTGCGGCAAGTCCACCTCGCTCCGCATGCTCGCGGGGCTCGAGGACGTGAACGGCGGCGCCATCCGCATCGGCGACCGCGACGTCACGCACCTGCCGCCCAAGGACCGGGACATCGCGATGGTGTTCCAGAACTACGCGCTGTACCCGCACATGACCGTCGCCGACAACATGGGCTTCGCGCTCAAGATCGCCGGCGTCAACAAGGCCGAGATCCGCCAGAAGGTCGAGGACGCGGCGAAGATCCTCGACCTCACCGAGTACCTCGGCCGCAAGCCGAAGGCGCTCTCCGGCGGTCAGCGCCAGCGTGTCGCCATGGGCCGCGCCATCGTGCGCGAGCCCCAGGTCTTCCTCATGGACGAGCCGCTGTCGAACCTGGACGCCAAGCTCCGCGTCTCCACCCGTACGCAGATCGCCTCGCTCCAGCGCCGTCTCGGCATCACCACGGTGTACGTCACCCACGACCAGGTCGAGGCCATGACCATGGGCGACCGGGTGGCCGTGCTCAAGGACGGTCTGCTCCAGCAGGTCGACTCGCCGCGCAACATGTACGACCGCCCGACCAACCTCTTCGTCGCCGGCTTCATCGGCTCCCCGGCCATGAACCTGATCGAGGTCCCGATCACCGACGGCGGCGTGAAGTTCGGCAACAGCGTCGTCCCGGTCAACCGCGAGGCCCTGAAGGCCGCCTCCGACAAGGGCGACCGCACGGTCACCGTCGGTGTCCGCCCGGAGCACTTCGACGTCGTCGAGCACAACGGCGAGGCCGCCAAGTCGCTCACCAAGGACACCGAGGACGCCCCGGCCGGCCTGGCCGTCTCGGTGAACGTCGTCGAGGAGCTCGGCGCCGACGGCTACGTCTACGGCTCCGCCAAGGTCGGCGACGACCTCAAGGACCTCGTCGTCCGCGTCAGCGGCCGCTCGGTCCCGGACAAGGGCGCCACGCTGCACGTCGTGCCCCGTCCGGGCGAGATCCACGTGTTCTCCACCTCGACGGGCGAGCGCCTGTCCGACTGA